A region of Leptospira bouyouniensis DNA encodes the following proteins:
- a CDS encoding sensor histidine kinase has product MYLKIWILFLCFFSLSHCKYNGESNLNPIVKNGMIDLSNIHFDNQTSIPLSGDWEFHWNTFVTPVSIQSPIQSTVLTNTLAPENEKEYLGIGKRWKDIHFGKGYATYQVKLILPETSNKNIFAVRFFQTGGAAMRVFVNGKESLTLGKVGIDKTSMEPTRSSGILIIPNPTNVVNLMVHISNFHHDDGSFWYAPKFGLYKNIQNNFIKELALDTLLSGALFFMAFYHFVLFFFRRTKKLILFFGLFSITTALHSLSLNGDVLYYLIPSISYRIAFSLSLIFYLAMPFYLYFLSELFPSQFSKPILRVFSTICFLLYLFVILGPTELGSQTTFIGLVFSILGLVYSAICLFRSALKKEALSIILFLIQVFLLFSAINDTLYLYGIFQYALILKYSYLSTVLFQSLLLASFFTKTFIKNETLKNELSALNESLEQTVILRTKDYKEAKQNAEEANKWKDKFISLVAHDLRSPLSTVYSALMLTNDADTTEEDKKHIFKQVYTILENAMSTVEHLLNLNRFQIDKGQIRLNLSNNFINERLTQVIESFTFDLQKKSLVIENSIPDTAQVYADSSILLEILRNLVANAIKFSHPQGKIQFSFSETTDTSIIAIKDRGTGISTEQQKLLFNEPMSLPGTMGEKGFGIGLKLCFELMRLHNGNIQVESESDQGSSFLLEFPRKKSNQD; this is encoded by the coding sequence ATGTATTTGAAAATTTGGATTTTGTTTCTGTGTTTTTTTTCTTTATCTCACTGTAAATACAATGGAGAATCTAATTTAAATCCAATTGTCAAAAATGGAATGATTGATTTGTCAAACATTCATTTCGATAACCAAACTTCCATTCCACTTTCTGGTGATTGGGAATTCCACTGGAACACATTTGTCACACCAGTTTCAATTCAAAGTCCAATCCAATCTACAGTATTAACCAACACTCTGGCTCCAGAAAATGAAAAAGAATATTTGGGTATCGGTAAACGATGGAAAGATATTCATTTTGGAAAGGGTTATGCAACTTATCAAGTCAAATTGATTTTACCAGAAACTTCAAATAAAAATATATTCGCAGTTAGGTTTTTCCAAACTGGTGGCGCAGCTATGCGAGTCTTTGTAAATGGCAAAGAATCTTTAACACTTGGGAAAGTCGGAATCGATAAAACATCTATGGAACCTACAAGGAGTTCAGGCATTCTGATAATACCGAATCCAACTAACGTTGTAAATCTTATGGTCCATATATCGAATTTTCATCACGATGATGGTTCATTTTGGTATGCTCCAAAATTTGGCCTATATAAAAATATACAAAATAATTTTATCAAAGAATTAGCACTAGATACTTTATTATCAGGTGCTTTATTCTTTATGGCATTTTATCATTTTGTTTTATTCTTTTTCAGACGTACTAAAAAATTAATTTTATTTTTCGGTTTATTTAGTATCACGACAGCTCTTCACTCACTTTCATTAAATGGTGATGTTTTATATTATTTGATTCCATCTATCTCTTATAGAATTGCTTTTTCACTTTCTCTCATTTTTTATCTCGCGATGCCATTTTATCTATATTTTTTATCGGAATTGTTTCCATCTCAGTTTTCTAAACCTATTCTAAGGGTATTTTCAACGATTTGTTTCCTTTTATATTTATTTGTTATTTTAGGACCTACTGAATTGGGTTCACAAACAACATTCATTGGACTTGTTTTTTCAATTTTGGGTTTGGTTTATTCTGCGATTTGTTTGTTCAGAAGTGCTTTAAAAAAGGAAGCTCTATCTATTATTTTATTTCTCATTCAAGTATTTTTACTTTTTAGTGCGATTAATGATACGTTGTATTTATATGGCATCTTTCAATATGCTTTGATTTTAAAATATTCATATCTATCAACAGTTTTATTTCAATCATTACTCCTTGCTTCCTTTTTTACAAAAACTTTTATCAAAAATGAAACTCTTAAAAATGAACTCTCTGCCTTAAACGAATCACTCGAACAAACCGTAATTCTGCGAACAAAAGATTACAAAGAGGCCAAACAAAATGCTGAAGAAGCAAATAAATGGAAAGATAAATTCATATCACTCGTTGCCCACGACCTCAGATCACCATTGAGTACCGTCTATTCAGCATTAATGTTAACTAATGATGCAGATACAACTGAAGAAGATAAAAAACACATTTTTAAGCAAGTTTATACTATTTTGGAAAATGCAATGTCAACCGTTGAACATTTGCTAAACCTTAATCGTTTTCAAATTGATAAAGGTCAAATTCGTTTAAATCTATCAAATAATTTCATCAACGAACGATTAACACAAGTAATAGAGTCTTTTACTTTTGATTTACAAAAAAAATCTTTGGTAATCGAGAATTCGATTCCAGACACAGCTCAAGTCTATGCTGATTCTTCAATCCTACTTGAAATTCTTCGTAACTTAGTAGCAAACGCGATAAAGTTTAGCCACCCACAAGGTAAAATTCAATTCAGCTTTTCAGAAACTACAGACACATCTATAATCGCTATCAAAGACCGAGGGACAGGAATTTCCACTGAACAACAAAAACTATTGTTCAATGAACCAATGAGTTTACCAGGAACTATGGGTGAAAAAGGTTTTGGTATCGGTCTTAAGTTATGTTTTGAATTGATGAGATTACATAATGGAAATATACAAGTAGAATCGGAATCTGATCAAGGTAGTTCATTTCTCTTAGAGTTTCCAAGAAAAAAATCCAACCAAGATTAA
- a CDS encoding NAD(P)/FAD-dependent oxidoreductase — MKRILVLGSNFAGVTAAISVKRKLGNEVEVIVISPTSNFLYVPSLIWVPFGVRKVKDITFAVQPMLHAKGVKFIQDRATKVIPDRNIVITASNGEISYDYLVVATGASLNFDILPNLNPKDNMIQCIVTPELAEKSAIAFEEIVKNPGPVVVAATQGASCMGAAYEYLFNLDKYLRKRGVRDQVEITWVTPEPFLGHFGIGGIWGGQKMLEIFMKLYGIKWFTNATIKKIEKEKITLGDNTEISYKMSMMIPPFLGADVMKNSPELVDEKGFVVTNDGYQHIKFKNVYAAGLAVEVITPFPKCAAPFGVPKTGFPSDVMGKIVAENIKNDIKGNGKFKTMPFGKIPGICIMDAGEKEVWILTNHLFKPRQFEIMIPNLFYNFGKIILEKYMLWKNKKGLVQLP; from the coding sequence ATGAAACGAATTTTAGTTTTAGGTAGCAATTTTGCGGGTGTAACGGCTGCCATTTCTGTGAAAAGAAAACTCGGGAACGAAGTAGAAGTCATCGTTATATCACCAACATCAAATTTTTTATATGTCCCTTCCCTGATTTGGGTTCCATTTGGAGTTCGAAAAGTAAAGGATATTACATTTGCCGTACAGCCAATGTTACATGCTAAAGGAGTCAAATTCATTCAGGACCGGGCAACAAAAGTAATTCCTGATCGAAATATTGTAATAACCGCATCAAATGGTGAAATAAGTTATGATTATCTAGTCGTTGCAACAGGTGCTTCGCTTAACTTTGATATATTGCCAAATTTAAATCCAAAAGACAATATGATACAATGTATAGTCACACCCGAATTGGCTGAAAAATCAGCGATTGCTTTTGAAGAAATTGTAAAAAACCCCGGTCCAGTTGTTGTCGCAGCAACCCAAGGGGCAAGTTGTATGGGTGCAGCCTATGAATATTTATTTAACTTGGATAAATATCTAAGGAAAAGAGGTGTCCGTGATCAAGTGGAGATCACTTGGGTAACACCCGAACCATTTTTAGGACATTTTGGTATCGGTGGAATTTGGGGTGGGCAAAAAATGTTAGAAATTTTTATGAAACTTTACGGCATCAAATGGTTTACAAATGCTACGATTAAAAAAATAGAAAAAGAAAAAATAACGTTAGGTGATAATACTGAAATTTCTTACAAAATGTCCATGATGATCCCACCTTTTTTAGGTGCAGATGTAATGAAAAATTCTCCTGAACTTGTGGATGAAAAAGGTTTTGTAGTTACAAATGACGGATATCAACATATAAAATTTAAAAATGTTTATGCTGCTGGTCTTGCAGTGGAAGTGATAACTCCTTTTCCAAAATGTGCTGCACCATTTGGAGTACCAAAAACAGGATTTCCTTCCGATGTTATGGGTAAAATTGTCGCAGAAAATATTAAAAACGATATCAAAGGAAATGGAAAATTCAAAACGATGCCATTTGGTAAAATCCCAGGTATTTGCATCATGGATGCAGGGGAAAAAGAAGTTTGGATCCTGACTAACCATTTATTCAAACCGAGACAATTTGAAATCATGATTCCAAATCTATTCTATAATTTTGGTAAAATAATTTTAGAGAAGTACATGTTGTGGAAAAATAAAAAGGGACTTGTTCAACTTCCTTAA